In Erigeron canadensis isolate Cc75 chromosome 8, C_canadensis_v1, whole genome shotgun sequence, the DNA window TAAAAAATTCAagtcagaaatttcaaccctgacccaTGACCTgtcaacccgaacccaacccACCAGCCTGAAAAAAATCGGGTTGACGGGTAGAGTTTTGGGTTggcgggtcaaatgggttggtgggttggcgGGTTAACGAGTTGATTTCAGGTCAATCAGGTCATATAGATCATGGGTTGGTGGGTAAATTTCAGGTCAAATGGatcatgggttggcgggttgacgggtcaaatgggttggtgggtcgacctattaaaaaaattatataaatttaaattcttaTCAGGTTGGCGGGTCGACCTGTTAACCTAATGGGTCAAACCGaacccaacccgaaaaaaatcaggttagtgGGTTAGCGGGTTGACGGgtcgagatttcacaaccctaacctgcttttttcgggttgggtcgaGATTGACAGCCATAGACAGAAGAATCTTATTTCGCTGAAATGTAAACATTGTCTGATATGGTCCGTCATTAtcatttatgaaaaatgaaaaaaaattcttgattgagattatttaaagttaattatAACTTCATTAGTAAAGTTAAGGATTTTaaccatttaattaaatttaatagtaaatatttaaaaataatttttaaattttaactattAACCTTAATTTAATGATCGAAATATCTCAAGCTTTACgagtaaagttgaaaacaattttaaagGAATCATCCATCACATAATGTCTTTAGCGGAATATTTCAAATACTACAGTTCTGGCGGGATAAAGTTTAGCAGACAAAATAAAGTATGTGACGTCAGCAAAAGAGATAATACACTCTTAAATCCTTTCTCCATATTTTcatttcctttccttttttttaatctccAAATCGggtctttttttttgtataccAGTtataacgagagtaagtacccacGCGTTGCTGCGGTAAGATGGtagaggtgataggtcataaagtgtgatagccaaatcccttaaccgtacgggtttcgtcatcgaatttaaaaattcgtcgaaagtatattgaatgacatctctaatggaaaaagcatgaaattttaagaacacacgtatactttttataatttatcgatgtacggtttgtgagataaaagattttgaataaattggaggattaaatgatttatagaggagagagaaaaaagatgattgattgagatttaaggagagagaaggggtatttggtaaatatatacctccgtcccattttagttgtcatgttgactaactttgaccgtaaataactttgtttgtactatatgttacttgatgaaatttatatggacgaaaagtacattaaaaatttaatccattcatatattttatatcaagtcttacatgacacaaacaaagttatttacggtcaaagttagtcaacgtgaTAACTAAAATGGGACAGAGACTGTAATTGATAGAAGGAGCATTTTAGGAAAATAAATGTTTGAAAGTTAAAATATTAGACAGGGTTTTTTGGTTTACATAATCACAGGACATGAAATGACAATATGGTAGTTCGTAGATTTTTACGATTCTTGAAGACCTCATATATTTTCTCAGAGGTGATATATCCACATGGAGTATTTTATACAGtacttattaatttaatattaatattaatactacTATTGTTTGACCTATTGATGATTTTGACCATGACAATTAGGTTTTGATGCTACgaaaaaaagtttgtttataGGTGGTTTTTATGCATGCcaggtgtttgataaaatgcttgGATAAAAGAAAGGTAACCAATAACCAGGTGAGTCATTGTTAATGGGTACTTTAAATGCTTTTAATAAGAAATGGAGTAGAATTAGCATGTTACTACTATTAGTGACTATATGTTTCGACGTTTGGTGATGACGGAATTTGACAAAATGCGGTGGAGCGTTTTTGGAGTCATCCCAATTAGGAGATGTCACTCAAGGAAGAAGTAGTCCCCAAAAACACCCTACGAACTAACGAACAACAGCTCTAGCACCAGTTTTCGGACCTCAAAGGTTTTACCTCGTGATCCTTTTAGTATGTCAATGCTTATATTTTTGAACGAACATGTTTAGGAAGATGATTTCTGATGAAGGTAGATCATTTTCCGATTTTGagaaatgaagatgatgaacaggtaaaaattttttttttcattctatgGGGATATCATTTGCTACATTTGTGGAtctttgtacttttttttttttgtgtgtgataTGCATTTGAAGCAGCTCCTCCTCCATTATACAAAGAAGTCAATAACATGTTTACGACTCCAAAAATGGTTCAAATCACAGGGCGGATTACTTTTTAGGAGAGATATATACATCTAATCTGaaattttctttgtttaaatATCGAGATTATATATATGCCTTGTGTGTttcttaggttttttttttatcgcaTCCAGATTTGAACAATTAAAAGAACATGAAGCTGGGAGGAAGCAGAAAAAGAATTGTTAAGAAATTTAATATAGGTTACATTTGACTTATGAGGTCAAACTTATCACATTATATTAGTTGAGATAGTCAAGTATTTTTATACTTCAAAACAGAGAATTATTTTTCCATTTTGGAGTAATTGTGACGGTTTAGAGTAAATTGTTATGAAGTTTTATAAAGGTTAAATCTTCAGATCAAATTTAGAGATACAACTTTTTCAGTCTGACTCTTGAAGTCAAATTTTGAACCTGTTGCATTGATGAAAGGCTTTACTTGTTATATGTAGTGATTGATAATGTGGAGAAGGGATCCCGATCTTCCTTGAAGACGGGTGTTTACATAGCGGATATAGGGGCTAAAGGTAGGTAAAATCAGCTTAAGAAGTATGCATTTGATCTTCTAGCACTGGGAGATTTGATAGGGAAAGACGTGTGgaattatgttaaaaagtatctTCGCCTCAAGTCAACATTCATGTACTTCAAAACATTCATGAAATGCCTCATATGTCCCAAATTCAAGGCAAGTTAATTAAACACATAGAACATTGCTATGAATTATGAATTCCTAGAGATTTGGTATATTATACTAAATTTCTATTGTTTTACCTTGAAAAACTACATGGGTATGAGTTGTTTTAAGCTATTACAATGCCATGATCAATTGATCATTTTATGCTACGATCAATGATTTATGAATCAAAAGCCAACTGTAGACAgcaaaagtgtatatatatatatatatataagtttaattattagttataattttaaatattcaaatttattgtgattaaaaaaagttataaatgatatataatgtACAATAGGTTCAAAATATAATGCCAATCTGTGGCGCTGTGCCCATATGTCCAACCCATTTGAAAGCTTACGGGCACAGTTTTTAACTATTCAGGTCCACCCGAATCTAGTTTAGGGTCAGGTCTGAGAATTTTGCCAGGCCTACATTAAGATGGGGAGAGACATGCATAATAGTACATCCATAATCTAGTAGTAATAAGTTGTTTACAAAAGTTGGGAAGATAGGACTTAATTAGTTCAACGTTGACCGAAAAGATAATCTTAATAAAGTGGCCTCATGGGCAGACAGCAAATTGACACTAATAGTAGCAACTCATAAGTTCATAGTTGATTGAAACCAAGAGGACTCCGATAAAGATGACCAGTTTAAGCAGTCACCCATCTTGCTATAAAGTGGCCTCATGGGCAGACAACAAATTGACACTAATAGGTAGCAACTCATAAGTTCATAGTTGATTGAAACCAAGAGAACTCTCATAAAGATGATCAGTTTAAGCAATCACCCGTCTTGCTGTTCCTCTTGTTAGTTTTGAGTTGAACCGCGGACTCCTGTTATTCATTGTATGAAATAATCAGGCACAAGCAGGTAAAACTGTAAAAGAAATGAATCAACAAAACAAGTTTTCAAGCATTTAATGAGTGCTTTTAGTTAAGTTAGTTAATGATCAATGATGACTGGTATAGTCAAGAAAACTTTTGTTAAACAGTGTGAACCAACAAGATTTCCTTCTTGGAAAACAATACCAATATATAGGGTAAACATTTATTGGGACGTGACTCACAAATGCTTCTtaacatttggtttttgatGTCCATATTACTAAAATAAATCACCAAACCCCCTACGGAATGAATATGTTTGTTGCAAAAAAACAAGTGCTAGCTACTTGTGTATGGAAACAGCTTGGCTTACTCTGACCTTAAACGCTAATAAAACCATGGGACTCTTATTTGTGTTTATGTGCATTAGTGATAGTATTACGAACAATCTCATATACAAAGTGAATTGCCACCCATTTATACCTTCAGGAGACAATCTCCCCAGTTGCCTTGTTCAGGATCCCTTCAATTTTGTTGACAACctctattataaaataatgGTAGAAGTCTAGCATCTTTGGCTCTATTTCCTGTTGGGGAAATACAGTCAATAACGAACAAAACCGGATATATTATTCAATCTCCGAAGGCGTGTGATCACtatcagattgaatcaattcggTGGTTCACCCCAAATTACTCAATCGAATACAATCAGAGATTAGAGAATTTTCTGTATGTTTTGTGTTTGAGAGTGTGCGTGAAAACGAGAGAGAATTCTAAAAGAATTCGTATGTGCAGAATGAGAGAATGCCAGGCCCTTAATTCGACTTTACAAGAATGGCAAAATAAGTCCCTTAATTATCGAAAATTAAATTTCTGAGACGTTTTTGTCATGGGCTGCCACCCCTTGGACCCCACTCCCGGGGGCgatcataataaattcatataagcgtgcactccgcaccactATACTTATATGAAGTATTATTATGACTTATATAAAcaattaacccaattacactaaaataccaACATTTCCTTGATGTCATGGACCTCGTGCTGTGCACCCAGCGTGACAAATTGAACCACCACCTATATTGCTACTACTGGTAGTGTTCTGGTGGCTGTTGGAGCTGATGACCAACTCTGATAGCCTAACTAGAGGAAGGCGAGGACCTCCACCACCTTTGACAAGATCAAGTTCATCACTTTTAAGCATGGACCATACCAATAGTGAGCCAGACCGGCTGACACCTCTTGGAGCACAACCTCATTCTCGGTCCACCGATGAGTCTGTTGCGACAAATGTCAAATACGGAAAACCAAAGTCACCGCAAAGAAATGTGGGCTGCATTTATTGTGTCGACATACCTGATAAACATATATCTTGTTCCTGGGGTCATTGCCAGTTGTGTAACAAGTTGGCTTCGTGTACGGATGAATCCTCCCAGAAGCATCCCACTGTGAAAGAAATATTAGAAAAGAGTATAATGATGGATTATTTGTGTCTGTGCGCGCGTGTGCGAATGTATAGTACAGTACCTCGTGACGATAATATTCGTTTCCAAGGATTCCAAAGACGAAGTCAAGAGAATACAGTAGAGTAAAGGTGGTGGCTGATGATATGACCTTCTCTTTCGTATTTTTATGATAGGGAGACTGAAGGAGGTCTCAGTAAACCATTATGTTCTGGCTGCCAGGAATACGTGACCACAGTCGCTGTTTGATATTGCGAAAACTAATATTGGAGCAGAATTGCCTAATCATCCTTTGTGAGAGCTTCATCACGGATTTCTTCTCATGCAGCACGGATCCTCTGTCCATGAATGAAAAACTTAATGATGATATGCAGATCAACAGTTAAAATTGAGTAAGATGTTTATGTATAGATCAGAATTGTACCTTGTCCTATTAAGCACGGAACCAAAGTATCAGTCTTGGTCCGATAAGATCATCTTTCACATGATCGCTCAAGGCACAAAACCCATCTTTCAGCTCCATATGCAAAGCCTCTACAGGTCAGATCAGTGTAGAGGTTGCGGTCTAGGTAATTTTCTTCAACTATCAAATGCTCCACCCAGATGACCTGTTCAACAAATCAGGATGCGGGGTGTGATCAAGGGAGTAGTATGTAATATACTAATAATGTGTGTGTCCCTGGATGGTAGTTGGATTGTTATTGAAGGTAAACAAATGAAAGAAGGTTATCAAAAACCTGGGAAAATCCACGGGCCATTCCTCGTATCAGACATCCAGAAGGAAAACCAACGTTTCGCGAACGATCAATTGGAATGTCAGCAACTATGGTGATCGATTAGTTTACAGGTTctaaggaaagaaagaaagaaaggtaTTGAACATGTATAGGTATTGAACATATATAGGTACGTACGTAAGTGGTGAGCCTCTCGACTAGGTTGGTGTGTCCCATGTTAACAACAACAAAAGCCCTGGAAACGTGAGTCCATGAATTAGTTGTTGGTGCCAGTGTGGGGTACGTTGTTGGGGAAAGGTTGTTGATAATGTTGTTGGTTAAGAGTGCTGCCGTTGTTGGTCCAGAAAAGGCCATCTTTGTCGAGAGCAAGAGTGGACAGCTCGTGGACAGCACGGGCAACAACCAGGGATTGGTCAATATATCCTCCTCCATCCTTGGTGGTGTTGGGGGTGGTGAAACTTGTAAGGAGCTGAGTCGGGAATGTATGcataaataatacgagtaataataataataataataataataataataataataataataaaataataataataataatgaataccctaaaagttattataaatcattaattaatagGAAATGTGCAAATCATTAGTAGTAATAATTAACGAGGTGGGGATGTTACACACAGACAGACCTCCTGTTGTCGATCGGGATAAAGATTAGTAAAGCAGGGAGGAGGAACAAGAGCGACATCAAGCAGTCTCAATTCCATAGTGTAGAAAAGTATATGATCCTGCACTTCCAGATAACACACAATATTAATTCATTACTtcagaccaaaaaaaaaaggaataaatTTCATGAATTGAATTGCTACCTCTTCGGATCTagtatcttcttcttcttcttcatagtgttcttcttcttgttcatcATTCAGACAAATCATTGAAGAGAACATCTTCTCCAAAGGGGGCCGTACGTGGTGGTTTGTGTTGTTCATTATTCGGACAGATCAtcatttgattattgtttagcatatatataatgtcattctttccgtttttttttttaggtttagCCAATAGCCCAATACACACCAATTCTTTCTACTCTTTCTTACGCTTTTCTCTACTTGGAAAGAAAGATAGATAATCTAGGGAAAAAAATCCGGAATTTATACTCTCCGCCTCTCTTTGTCCCACATGGGGTtgtaaaaccaaaaataatatattaattgttcaattttatcttttacatttttttttaaaaccaacaATAAGACTAGGGATTAGTGTGTCGGAATGCAACAAATTATACCCAAAAgtttatagtgtgcacgaactaacgtttttttctattgtatgcataaacttagtaaaaatgttcaaatcatgcaatgGGTATACGTGGCAGCCcgtatgagctgccacgtgtaaaaaagtttatttgaacaggccacgtgtaaggtttttattggtcggtcacaaaaagttgcataatataaacttttttattaagtttatgcatacaataaaaaaaaacgttagttcgtgcacactataactttttgggcatagtttgttacattccggTGCACTAAACCCATAAGACTAACATTAGGCCTTAATTAGCACTACTATGGAACTATACCGATACGTCTGGGTGTCAATAGTAACATTTGGCTTTTGAGGTTACATTTTAGTTTGATACTTAAAAAGAGAAATGTGTTTCATATTCAGGTAACAGATTGTTCTGCTTTAGAGTAAATTGTCAAGGAAATTTATGAAGGTTAAATCTTGATACCATGTATGGGTAAAAGCCAAAGGTTAATTACCCAGATGACTTTTAtaacaacaaaattataaaGTTTAGAACAAGTGGTATGGTAGACTAGTAGAGTTCCGTATATATGTTAAACAAGGACAACTAAAGTTTGATATCATGTATGTGCGATCATTTTGAAGTATCTCCAATCAACTTGTGTTTCAATTAATCTTACCCCTACTAGTCTTATCTTTTTAAACCATTTGTAActgtttatctttttttacactttttcatGACATTTCAGTTTCACCCTCTTATAtatttcaccttttttttttctttaaccatACACCTACTATTTGAACCCCCacctttaattaataaaaagtacgatatatttatataaataaaagtatattaaaaagCAATACTGTAAACCCATTGTAGATTGACTTATCTTGCTTTTTAGATGGAACTGGtcatgtaaaacaaaaaaggataacaaacaataataaaaaaagatttagagaaaaagattaaaaagaagaaaagtaaGCCGGTGAAAGCAATCACCTACTGACATTCACTTATACTCTTCACATGCATGTGATGACAGTTCACTGGCCACATCAGCCATTTCACCGAGGTTGTTCACTGACCCTTACAAATGGTCTTATGTTCATACCTATTGATCATCCAACACTCGTTTATTCAGTGTATGAAACATCATATATGCATtcaccaaaaaaatataattaatccgGTAGCAAAGTTGGATTTTTCTAAGTAAAACGATGAAATGGGTATGAAACATAACTTAAACCATTAGAATAAACGGAAGTATCAACAtgacaaatataatatatatacatgacatatcacctatatatgtatgtaaccTTGTGAGCCTATGAAGTATGAACGAATGGACAGTTTTCTGGTTGATTCACATTGCCTCAAAACATTCATCAAATGCCTCATAAGGACCGAATTTTAGACAAGttagtaaaaagaaaaaggctGACAAAGATGTGGGTTTTTCAAAATGAACTAATAAAGAAATCcaacaaaacaaacatattgaGTTATGGAGATGCGGGGTATCGATCCCCGTACCTCTCGCATGCTAAGCGAGCGCTCTACCATCTGAGCTACATCCCCGATTTTGACATTTATagaataaacaaatttaaaaatacacacAATACTATAGTTTCCAAATGGGCTAAGTCAAAATTGGACCCGTTAAagcttaacttttataattatttgtaaTTACTTAACTATCATAGTTATATCGATACAAAATCGATATACAATTTTGATATACATGAGAGTATGGTAAGGTAGATTTGATATACAAATTTAGCATATATAGAATGTTCAATGAGGTAAAATCCATACAAGTTTAGCAGAAAATATTCACAAGAAAGTGTCACGAATTTTATCTTGTATACATGTTTTTGATCTAAACGTTTTTATACAACATGTAACAATAATTTGCAATATATTCCTTTGATAACCAATATTGATGATATCCCTTTTATTAGAAGTTAAATTTGgatatttaaattataactgagagagggagagaggggTATTATTATTTCTGAACGGACTAGTACTATTATTCTATTAATCACCTTCTCAATAATTCCAAGAATAATGAATGTAAAAACGGAAAAATTGATATCATTTTCAAGCAACACAACGTACGCCggcaaaaattatatatcattcaaAACCTACAAATTAAACCCAATTAACCGCTTAATTACTCATTCTTCTTGCCTCAatcatttcatttccatttaTAATTAcctttatctatctatctatctatctatctatcacACCTTCATAATTTGCCAATATAGTGATCTAATTTTTTCACGCTGGCCATTAATTAATTTCACattgattatatatagttatgataattaaataaataaaataatatttttttgttaagaaaaaggAACGTAGTATGGAATCAATAATGGCAAGGGCACTGGAATACACTCTAAAATACTGGCTTAAATCTTTCTCCAGAGATCAGTTTAAATTACAAGGCCGCACTGTTCAGCTCTCTAATTTAGGTACCCCTTCCTTCCTCCCTTCATTTCACATCCCATCCattcagttatatatatatatcacatgcATGCATGtaattatacaaattaatgtgttgaattttgatgtatgtatagatataaGTGGCGATGCTCTACATGCTAGCCTTGGACTGCCTCCAGCTTTAACTGTTAGTATGGCTAAATCCGGCAAGTTAGAGATTGTTGTATGTGACATGTTACTTCGTATACTGTTCCAATTTATGTTCTTGTTTGACTTCTAGagtttttcaatttcaactttgaccgtaaatatctttatttgtgttatcTAATATTTAATGAGATTTACATCAATGAAAATGCATCTAAAACctaatctatttatatattttacgtcaagtattatataacacagcCAAAagtatttatggtcaaagttgtgAATAAAAGACTCAGCAAGTTAAACTTAGACTTTTAAAATGGGAAGGAGGGAGTAAATATTACATTATTTGATCAAATGGATTAATGTTGTATTCATTTTTGAATTAGCTACCTTATTTGAGTAATGTACAACTCGAGCCAATTATTGTGCAAATTGATAAGTTGGATGTGGTGTTGGAGGAGAATGATGAGAGCACAAGCAGGTGATCGATCAGCTAGTGTTATATTTTGTTCactataattatatatctataaataatCATTTGGAGTACATACTAATTTGATGTATTTTGCCCttataaaatttagaaatacACAAACGCCTTCTAGTTCATCAAAAGGCAGTGGCTATGGATTTGCTGAGAAGGTAAAAAGTTTGCTGCAACTATTAGTTTTTTGAATACAGACGGCCTTTTTTGGAATGGCCGGAATTCTTCTTGTtgactttatttttgttatagatAGCCGATGGAATGACATTAAATATACAGACGGTTAATCTGTTACTTGACATTCATGGCGGTGCTAGACATCTTGAAGGAGCAACTTGGTAAATTTATGCTCTACATTCTCTGATATCTATATGTACAATGCTATTTAACTTTTCTctttatatgttattatttaattaggGCGTCACCAATGGCATCTATTACTATTCGCAATCTTGTTCTGTATACCACAAATGAGAACTGGCAGGTCATATTCTGAAATATACTTATTAAACAATTTTCCATTGATTTTAAAGTAGCTTTTGTCAAACAAATGAGCATTTAGAAACTACGTCACAGGTGGTAAACCTTAAGGCGGCAAGGGACTTTTCATCCAACAAGAAGTTCATATATGTTTTCAGAGTAAATTTCACAATGCTAATCTTCATACCTATAGGTTTCTAACCATATTTTGTGACGGTATATGTTTACCAAAAGGTTTGCATATATGTTATAGGTATAGTAACTTCATCTTCTTTCTCTAATCACAGAAGCTTGAATGGGAGTATATGTGTATCGATCTTTTGCCCCATCCTGATATTCTTGCAAATGCTTCTGAGAGAGCTTCTAGCCCAAAAGAGGATGATGGTGCAAAACGGGCATTCTTTGGTGGTGAACGATGTATTGATGGATTATCTGGAGAGGCTTATGTAACACAATGTTAACCCTCTTAAGACTTGATTGTCTGCATACTTCTGTCATTTTTCGGTTAATTTGTATATTGCTATAACTTTATCCAGCTTCCCTTTACTTTTGTACTCAGATTACAATACAACGGACAGATCTTAATAAGCCATTAGGTCTGGAACTTCAGGTGCATGTTACCGAAGCAATCTGTCAGGCATTGAGTGAACAAGGTTAGTAGAAAGTTGGCTATTCGATCCAGTACTGTGTTTTGATCTGGCTAAGCatgattataaaataatatgagCAGGACTTCGAGCTCTTCTTCGCTTCTTCAGTGGAGTATATGTTTGTCTTAACAGGGAAGATGTGAATCCACAAGTTCAAGAGGTTGAAAAGTTTATACAGTTTCTTTCGGCGCAATCTTTAGTTGTACTTTTCGACCCTTACATCTCGGGTTGTGTAAACtactattctttttttttttttttctctggcAGCAATCCACAGAAGCTGCAGGACAGACACTAGTGTCCTTTATGGTGGATCATATATTTCTTGGCATTAAAGATGCTGGTATGTGAAGGGGAATTCGTGTTTTTCCTACTTCGGACAATTGTATTTGTATATCTGGATATGGTAGTGCTCTCAGAAATACACTTCATGTATACAACAACATTGTGACACTTATTGAGAACTCTGATTTTCCAGGGATTCAGCTAGAACTTCTGATGCAGTCACTTCACTTTTCTCGGGTAGCTACCCTcgaaacgttttttttttttaatctcaacCAGTTTTTGCTTTTCCTTGAGCATCACACAGACACGATTATATGTATGCATAATGACCGTAATGCTATATTTTAGATTTAAGTTGGGTTGTCTTTGATCTTGCAGGCAAGTGTTTCTGATGGTGCAAGTACCAAATACTTGACTCGTTTCATTGTTGGTGGACTAATTTTACGGTATACTTGTTTATTATAAACACCcacttattaaatatatatttgcatgCTCTTTGTTAAATCTTTTAGTTACAGACTGCCAGACTGGCATTTTGATTCATTGAATATTGCAGCTTCGAGTAGATGTAGTTTTTGGTACACGATAGTAGTTGATTGCATTTGCCTGAGAATTCACTCTTTGATAGGCAACACAATCTAGAATTACAGAACAGTCAAAAGGAAGTAGAACTTATAGTCTCATAAATTTCGAAAAGAATTTATGGTTGCATCTCATAACTAATGTGTTTACCTTTGTCAAATTTTGAAACTTATACAAAACACGTGATGATTGAATTCAGGGATACATTCTCTCGTCCACCATGCCCACTACTACAACCGTCGATGGATGATCTTGAAGAGGAACATCCACAAATTCCAGATTTTGGTATGAATTAATTGCGTATTTCATCACGTGCTGACCATTAATCTGCAAAAAAAATTAGCACCTCATTTGAAATTGACATTATGAACCTTCTTGATTAGGAAAAAATTTCTGTCCTCCTATATATCCGCTAGGTGAGCAACAATGGGGACTAAGCGACCGTGTTCCACTCATGTCTCTTCATTCTCTTAAATTTATGCCTTCCGTTGCCCCACCTTCGTTTTCTTCTCAAACTGTCATCGACTGCAAGCCTCTTACGGTACAACATTTTGATATCATTATATAAGCCATTGAACATCATGTATATCAC includes these proteins:
- the LOC122610717 gene encoding uncharacterized protein LOC122610717, translated to MESIMARALEYTLKYWLKSFSRDQFKLQGRTVQLSNLDISGDALHASLGLPPALTVSMAKSGKLEIVLPYLSNVQLEPIIVQIDKLDVVLEENDESTSRNTQTPSSSSKGSGYGFAEKIADGMTLNIQTVNLLLDIHGGARHLEGATWASPMASITIRNLVLYTTNENWQVVNLKAARDFSSNKKFIYVFRKLEWEYMCIDLLPHPDILANASERASSPKEDDGAKRAFFGGERCIDGLSGEAYITIQRTDLNKPLGLELQVHVTEAICQALSEQGLRALLRFFSGVYVCLNREDVNPQVQEQSTEAAGQTLVSFMVDHIFLGIKDAGIQLELLMQSLHFSRASVSDGASTKYLTRFIVGGLILRDTFSRPPCPLLQPSMDDLEEEHPQIPDFGKNFCPPIYPLGEQQWGLSDRVPLMSLHSLKFMPSVAPPSFSSQTVIDCKPLTIHLQEESCLRLSSYVADGVVINASDISSDIPISSLQFSMKKLDITFPLETRKDSPFRGTRLHIENLNISESPSLRVGLLNLDMDAACFCMWEGQPIDASQKKWTASASLLGLSLDTSNNENEPNGSRSDLWRCIEIKDVSVQAAMVTSEGSPLRIIPPPGGVVRVGAVCEQFVSNTSVEQLFFVLDLYAYIDNVSDKIEMVGKNKPMNTMQKDSSENKSFREKVPADTAISMVFKNLKLTFLESSSVDIMGTPLVQFIGEDLSLQVTHRTLGAAMAISSTLRWDKVQVDCAANVVAPSGPELRTVFWVQNMKNIRSNGNVVLIPFLNLSMVHVVPYDATDTKCHSLRVLACIAGVRLAGGMNYNESLLQRFGILGLDGRPGARLSKGLERFSSGTLSILFKESPPFVDEVRESQSKLTML